Within the Streptomyces vilmorinianum genome, the region GAACCGCAGAACCCCGCCCCCGTCCTGAAGCTCTCCGCGGCGAGCGATGACCACCACGGCGGCGCCAAGACCGACGAGAAGAACGAGAAGACCGACGCGAAGACGGGCGACAAGGCCGGTCACGACAAGAAGCCCCACACCGAGGCGGCCGGCTCCCACTCCGATTCCGGCTCCAGCGACACCACCGCGCGCGTGCTCGGCATCGTCGGCATCCTCGTGGGCGCCGCGGGCATCGCCTTCGGTGTGCTCGCCGGCCGCCGCCGCTCGGCCTGACCCTCCCTCCAGCGCAGAGAGAAACACCTTCCATGTCAGTCCAGAACACGACCGACCCGATGAACGACCACCAGGGCCGCCGGCCTGGCCGCCTCGCCCCCCTCATCGCCGCCGCCGTCGCCATCGCCGCCGCCGTCGCGATCACCGTCGTCGTCGGCCTCGGCGGCGGCAACGACAAGGGGACGAGCTCCGGGAACGGACCGATCGCCGAGGTCTCCGCCGAGAACGCCGGGACCAAGGCGGCGACCGTCCTCGACCGCCCGTTCACCAAGCCCGACCTGGTCCTCACCGACACCAAGGGCCAGAAGTTCGACCTGCGGGCGCGGACCAAGGGCAAGCCGACGCTGATCTACTTCGGCTACACGCACTGCCCCGACGTCTGCCCGCTGACGATGAGCAACATCGCCGTCGCCAAGAAGCAGCTCCCCAAGGCGGACCAGGACAAGCTCCAGGTCGTCTTCGTCACCACCGACCCCGAGCGGGACACCTCCGCCGAGCTCGCGAAGTGGCTGCCGGCCGCCGGCGACTCCTCCTTCATCGGTCTCACCGGTGACTTCTCCACGATCCAGGCGGGCGCCCGCCAGATCGGCATCGGCATCGACCCGCCGAAGAAGGAGAAGGGCGGCTCGGTCGTCTCCATGCACGGAGCCCAGGTGATCGCGTTCTCGCCCACGACCGACCAGGGCTACGTCCTGTACGGCGAGGACACGACCGTCGACGACTACGCCAAGGACCTGCCGAAGATCATCAAGGGGGAGAACCCGTGAACCGCCGCACCACCATCCTGTCCGCCGCCGTCGCGCTCGTCTCGGCGCTGGCCCTGACCGGGTGCTCGTCCGACAGCTCCGCCGACACCGGCGGCAAGCCCGAACTCGAGGTCAGCGGCGCGTTCATGCCGCAGCCCGTGATGGACATGGCCGGCGGCTTCCTGACCATCAAGAACGACAGCGCCACCGCGGACAAGCTCACCTCCGTCACCAGCCCCCTCTCGGACGACGTCCAGATCCACGAGACGAAGAACCAGAAGATGCGGCAGGTGACGTCCTTCGACATCCCTGCCAACGGTGAGCTGAAGCTCGAACGCGGCGGCAACCACATCATGTTCATGGACATCAAGCAGAAGCCGAAGCAGGGCGAGAAGGTCAGCATCGAGCTGCACTTCGAGAAGGCCGACCCCATCAAGGTCGACCTTCCCGTCGAGGCCGCCACCCACAACCCGAAGCAGCACTGAGCTCCCTGAGGGACTGACACACACATGCCAGCCACCGCCCCGCGCCTCGGATCCGCCCTGACCCGGCTGCTGCTCGTCACGGCCGCCCTCCTGGGCGCCCTGCTCGCCGGCGCCGCCCCCGCGTCCGCGCACGCCGCGCTCACCGGCAGCGACCCGATGGACGGGGCGGTGGTCGCCACCGCCCCCAAGGAAGTCAATCTCACCTTCTCCGAGCAGGTCGCCATGGGCGCCGACTCGATCCGGGTCCTCGACCCGGCGGGCAAGCGCGTGGACACCGCGGAGATCCGCGACCTGTGCAGCGGATCGATCGTCCGGTACGGAGTCGGGCTCCGCAGCGGGCTGCCGGAAGGCACCTACACCGTGGCCTGGCAGACCGTCTCCGCCGACAGCCACCCCATCGCGGGCGCCTTCACCTTCTCCATCGGCGCGCCCTCCCAGACATCCTTCGCCCTACCCGACCAGGAGGTCGGCGGCGGGCTCGTCGGCACGCTGTACGGCATCGCCCGCTACCTCTCGTACGCCGGCTTCACCGTCCTCGTCGGCGGCGGCGCCTTCGTCCTCGCCTGCTGGCCGGGCGGCGCGAGCGCCCGGCCGCTGCAGCGGCTCGTCGTCAGGGGCTGGCTCACCCTGACCGCCGCCACCCTGGTCATGCTGCTGCTGCGCAACCCCTACACCGGCTCCGGAGAGCTCGCCGACGCCTTCGACCTGGGCGGACTGAAGTCCGTCCTCGAGACGAAGACCGGCGCCGCGCTCATTTCCCGGCTCATGCTGCTCGGCGCGGCGGCGCTCTTCGTGAGCGTGCTCTTCGGCTCGTACACGAAGCGGACCGACGAGAAGGAGACCAAGGACCTCACCTTCGGACTCGCGATCGGCGGCTCCGTGGTGGCCGCCGGGATCGCGGGCACGTGGGCGCTCGCCGAGCACGCCTCCACCGGTCTGCAGCCGCAGATCGCCATGCCCGTCGACATCCTGCACCTGCTCGCCGTGGCGGCCTGGCTGGGCGGCCTGACGGCCCTGCTCGTCGCGCTGTACCGGGTCCCCGGCATCGAGCGGGCAGCGGTGGAGCGCTTCTCGAGAATCGCCTTCGGCTCGGTGGTCGTCCTGGCAGCGACCGGGCTCTACCAGTCCTGGCGGCAGGTCGGCTCCTGGTCGGCGCTGACCGGCACGGCGTACGGACAGCTGCTCCTGGTCAAGGTCGGGCTCGTGGCCGTGCTCGTCGGGATCGCCTGGGTCTCGCGGCGCTGGACCCAGCGCCTCGCGGAACCGGCCACGGTGGAGACGGCCGAGGGCCAGGCGGCCGAGGGCCAGGCGGTCGAGGCGCAGGCGGCCGAGGCGCAGGCGGTGCAGGCGGTGCAGGCAGAGACGGTCGAGGCGGAGCCGGAAACTCCCGTCGGAGAGGCGGAGGACGCCGACCCGGAGCGGGCCGCTCAGCTCGCCCGGCAGCGGGTCGCCGTCGCCACCGCCCGTGAGAAGCGGGACCGCGACGCCGACCCCGACCGGACCGGCCTGCGCCGCTCGGTGCTGACCGAGGCCATGGTCGCCGTCGTGCTGCTCGCCGTGACGACCGTACTGACGTCGACCGAACCCGGCCGCACGGAGGAGGAGACCGGCCGCTCGGCTTCCGAGTCCGGCTCGACCGCCGTACCCGAGCGGCCCGTGGACATCCGGCTCCCCTTCGACACCGGCGGTGCCGAAGGCAAGGGAACGGTACGACTGAGCCTCAACCCGGGCCGTACCGGCGCCAACGCCCTGCACCTCTATGTGGACCGGCCCAACGGTCGCCCGCTGGACGTACCCGAGATCAAGGTCGCCTTCACCCTCAAGGAGAAGGACGTCGGCCCCCTGCCCGTCGTGCCCGACCGGATCCAGACCGGACACTGGATCGCCAACGGCGTACAGATCCCGATGGCCGGCGAGTGGCAGATCCAGGTGACGGTCCGCACCTCCGACATCGACCAGACCACCATCGACAAGAACGTGAAGATCGGCTGACCTCGTGACTGACGACAATTCTGAGAGCAGGCTGGAGATCTCCCGGCGGCGCATGCTCGGCACCGTGGGCGCCGCGGGCGCGGCCGGTATCGCGCTCGGCGCGGCCGGTGGCGCCGGGGTGTACGGCGCCGTGTCCGGCTCCGGCGCCTCGGCCGCGGACACGACGGCGCTGACGACCGTCGGCTCGACCGAGGCGATGTTTCACGGGAAACATCAAGCGGGGATCACCACTCCGCCTCAGTCGCGGGGCCATCTGGTCGCCTTCGACCTCGCCCCGGGCGCGGGCCGCAAGGAGGCCGCCGCGCTGCTGCGCCGCTGGTCGGCCACCGCCAAGGCGCTGATGGCGGGCGAGCCGACGAGCGAGGACACCGGCATCGCGCTCGACGCGGGCCCCTCCTCGCTCACCGTCACCTTCGGCTTCGGCCACTCCTTCTTCGGACGTACGGGACTCACCGCCCGCCGCCCGATGCAGCTCGACCCCCTGCCCGCCTTCTCCGCCGACGCGCTCGACCCCAAGCGCTCGGAGGGCGACCTGTGGGTGCAGATCGGCGCGGACGACGCACTCGTCGCCTTCCACGCCCTGCGCGCGCTGCAGAAGGACGCCGGCTCGGCCGCGAAGGTCCGCTGGCAGATGAACGGCTTCAACCGCTCGGCCGGCGCCACGGCGAAGCCGATGACGTCCCGCAACCTGATGGGCCAGGTGGACGGGACGCGCAACCCGAAGCCCTCCGACCCCGACTTCGACCGGCGGATCTTCGTCCCGGCCACCGGTTCCACCGGCTCCACCGGGACCCAGGAATGGATGGCCGGAGGCTCGTACGCGGTCGTGCGCCGCATCCGCATGCTGCTCGACGACTGGGAGAAGCTCCCCCTCGACAGGCAGGAGAAGGTCATCGGCCGGCGGAAGTCCGACGGCGCCCCGCTGACCGGCGGGACCGAGACGACCGAACTCGATCTCCACAAGATCGGGCCGGACGGCAAGCTGGTCATCCCCGACAACGCCCATTCCCGGATCTCCGCCCCCGAACAGAACGGCGGAGCTGCGATGCTGCGGCGGCCGTTCTCCTTCCACGACGGAATCGGGCCGGACGGGACGCCCGACGCGGGACTGCTCTTCGTCTGCTGGCAGGCCGACCCGCTCAGGGGCTTCGTCCCCGTGCAGCGCAAGCTCGACCGGGGCGACGCTCTGTCCGCCTTCATCCGGCACGAGGCGAGCGGCCTGTTCGCCGTGCCGGGCGGGGCGGCGGAAGGCGAGTACGTGGGCCAGCGGCTGCTGGAGTCCTGACCCTGGGCGGGCGGCGGGTCAACGCCTCCGGCGCCTATTAGGGTGACCGTATGTCAGCCACCCGGTATACGTATCTCGGTCCCGAAGGCACCTTCACGGAGGCCGCGCTGCGTACGCTGCCCGAGGCCGCGACCCGGGAACTCGTCCCCATGGTCTCCGTCCCTGCCGCGCTGGACGCCGTACGCAACGGAGAGGCCGCCGCCGCTCTCGTACCGATCGAGAACTCGGTGGAGGGCGGGGTCACCGCGACGCTGGACGAGCTGGCCTCCGGCGAACCGCTGATGATCTACCGCGAGGTGGTCCTGCCGATCGCCTTCGCCCTGCTCGTACGGCCCGGCACCGCGCTGTCGGAGGTCAAGACGGTCACCGGTCACCCGGTGGCCCAGCCGCAGGTACGGAACTGGCTGCGGGCCCACCTGCCCGACGCCCTGTGGGAATCGGCGGCCTCGAACGCGGACGGGGCCCGGCTGGTGCAGGAAGGCCGTTTCGACGCGGCGTTCGCCGGCGAGTTCGCGGCGGCGACCTACGGACTTGAGGCCCTGGTCACCGAGATCCACGACGCCGAGAACGCCGAGACCCGGTTCGTCCTGGTGGGCCGGCCGGCCCGGCCCGCGGCTCCGACCGGGGCGGACAAGACCTCGGTCGTGCTGTGGCTGGGCGACGACCACCCGGGTGCCCTCCTCGAACTGCTCCAGGAGTTCGCGGTGCGCGGGGTCAACCTGATGCTGATCCAGTCCCGCCCGACGGGCGCGGGCATCGGGAACTACTGCTTCGCCGTGGACGCCGAGGGCCATATCTCGGACCGGCGGGTGGGCGAGGCGCTGATGGGTCTGAAGCGGATCTGCCCCAAGGTGCGGTTCCTCGGCTCGTATCCGAGGGCGGGCGTGGCGGTGAAGGACGTACGAGCGCTGCGGCGCGGGACGTCGGACGCGGAGTTCATGGCGGCCTCCGATTGGCTGGCGAGGGCCCAGGACGGTCGGGCCTGACCTGATCGTGCCCCGCCGCTCCCGGCGTCGGGGGCGGTCGTCCACAGGTGTGAACCACTAGTCCTACCTGCATACTTTTCAGTTACCCACAGAAGTTATCCACAGGCCCGCTTCTCGACCTGGGGACAAGTCGATATGGCATGGCGACATGGTCGACAAATCACCCTAGTCACTCCACATCCATCCACAGTGCACCACGGCGGCCGGTGTCACCCCAATTCCCTTGATCAACTCTTTAGAGCGAGGAATTCCCACCCGAATGAGTGTGTGGGGGAGGTTTGATCGGGGAATTACTAGGCCCGCACCTTCGATTCGGAATGATCTCCTCCGCGATCCACAGAACTTCCGCACAGCCTGTGGATAACATCCCGAGGCCGCGCATTCCTGTGGAGAAGTCCCTTGATCCACGAGGCGGTTCGGTCAAGCCATCGGCGTTGATCCGCCCCTTTTCGGGGGTCGATGCCTGGTTTATTGACGAATGGGGAGACCGCTTCCCATTTCTCGCAATTCGGGCAAAGCGACATGCGCGCCTCTATCGAGTGGGGCGCGGCGAGCCCGCACCGGTAGCCTGGTGGGGTGATTGACCTTCGCCTGCTCCGTGAGGACCCCGACCGTGTTCGCGCCTCCCAGCGCGCCCGTGGAGAGGACGTCGCGCTCGTCGACGCCCTGCTCTCCGCCGATGAGCGGCGCAGGTCGTCGGGCGTCCGCTTCGACGAGCTTCGTTCCGAGCAGAAGGCGCTCGGCAAGCTGATCCCCAAGGCCACCCCCGAGGAGCGCGCCGAGCTCCTGCAGCGGGCCGAGCAGCTCAAGACCGACGTCAAGGCCGCCGAGGCCGAGCAGAACGAGGCCGACGAGACCGCTCGCGCTCTCCTGCTCCAGCTGGGCAACATCGTCCACGCGGACGTCCCGGTCGGCGGAGAGGAGGACTTCGTCGTCCTCGAGACGCACGGCACCATCCGCGACTTCGCGGCCGAGGGCTTCGAGCCCAAGGACCACCTGGAGCTGGGCGAGGCGCTGGGCGCCATCGACGTCGAGCGGGGCGCCAAGGTCTCCGGTTCTCGCTTCTACTACCTGACGGGTGTCGGCGCGCTGCTGGAGCTCGCCCTCGTCAACGCGGCGATCGCGCAGGCCACCGAGGCCGGGTTCATCCCGATGCTGACGCCGGCGCTGGTCCGCCCGCGCGCCATGGAGGGCACCGGCTTCCTCGGCCAGGCCGCGGAGAACGTGTACCACCTGGAGAAGGACGACTTCTACCTCGTCGGTACGTCCGAGGTGCCGCTCGCCGCGTACCACATGGACGAGATCATCGACGCGGACAAGCTCCCGCTGCGCTACGCCGGCTTCTCGCCGTGCTTCCGCCGCGAGGCCGGCACGTACGGCAAGGACACCCGAGGCATCTTCCGGGTCCACCAGTTCGACAAGGTCGAGATGTTCTCGTACGTCGCTCCGGAGGACGCCGAGGCCGAGCACAAGCGGCTCCTGGAGTGGGAGAAGCAGTGGCTGACCAGCCTCGAGCTCCCCTTCCAGGTCATCGACGTGGCCACCGGCGACCTCGGCGCCTCGGCCTCGCGCAAGTTCGACTGCGAGGCGTGGATCCCGACGCAGGGCAAGTACCGCGAGCTGACCTCGGCGTCGAACTGCGACGGCTTCCAGGCGCGCCGCCTGTCCGTGCGGATGCGCGACGAGCGGAACGGCAAGAAGGTCGTGCAGCCGCTGGCGACGCTGAACGGCACGCTGTGCGCCGTACCGCGCACGATCGTGGCGATCCTGGAGAACCACCAGCTGCCGGACGGCTCGGTTCGGGTGCCGGAGGTGCTGCGGCCGTACCTGGGTGGCCGCGAGGTCCTGGAGCCGATCTCCAAGTGAGCCCGTTCCCGTACAAGCTCGTCGCGACGGACCTCGACGGCACGCTGCTGCGGGCCGACGAGTCGGTCTCGGAGCGTACGCGTGACGCCCTCGCCGCCGTGGTGGCGGCGGGGGCCGCGCACATCGTGGTCACGGGCCGGTCCGTGCCCTGGACCCGGCACATCCTCGACGACCTCGGCTACGAGGGGCTCGCGGTGTGCGGTCAGGGCGCGCAGGTCTACCACGCGGGCGAGCACCGGCTGCT harbors:
- a CDS encoding SCO family protein; its protein translation is MNDHQGRRPGRLAPLIAAAVAIAAAVAITVVVGLGGGNDKGTSSGNGPIAEVSAENAGTKAATVLDRPFTKPDLVLTDTKGQKFDLRARTKGKPTLIYFGYTHCPDVCPLTMSNIAVAKKQLPKADQDKLQVVFVTTDPERDTSAELAKWLPAAGDSSFIGLTGDFSTIQAGARQIGIGIDPPKKEKGGSVVSMHGAQVIAFSPTTDQGYVLYGEDTTVDDYAKDLPKIIKGENP
- a CDS encoding copper chaperone PCu(A)C, giving the protein MNRRTTILSAAVALVSALALTGCSSDSSADTGGKPELEVSGAFMPQPVMDMAGGFLTIKNDSATADKLTSVTSPLSDDVQIHETKNQKMRQVTSFDIPANGELKLERGGNHIMFMDIKQKPKQGEKVSIELHFEKADPIKVDLPVEAATHNPKQH
- a CDS encoding copper resistance CopC/CopD family protein, whose product is MPATAPRLGSALTRLLLVTAALLGALLAGAAPASAHAALTGSDPMDGAVVATAPKEVNLTFSEQVAMGADSIRVLDPAGKRVDTAEIRDLCSGSIVRYGVGLRSGLPEGTYTVAWQTVSADSHPIAGAFTFSIGAPSQTSFALPDQEVGGGLVGTLYGIARYLSYAGFTVLVGGGAFVLACWPGGASARPLQRLVVRGWLTLTAATLVMLLLRNPYTGSGELADAFDLGGLKSVLETKTGAALISRLMLLGAAALFVSVLFGSYTKRTDEKETKDLTFGLAIGGSVVAAGIAGTWALAEHASTGLQPQIAMPVDILHLLAVAAWLGGLTALLVALYRVPGIERAAVERFSRIAFGSVVVLAATGLYQSWRQVGSWSALTGTAYGQLLLVKVGLVAVLVGIAWVSRRWTQRLAEPATVETAEGQAAEGQAVEAQAAEAQAVQAVQAETVEAEPETPVGEAEDADPERAAQLARQRVAVATAREKRDRDADPDRTGLRRSVLTEAMVAVVLLAVTTVLTSTEPGRTEEETGRSASESGSTAVPERPVDIRLPFDTGGAEGKGTVRLSLNPGRTGANALHLYVDRPNGRPLDVPEIKVAFTLKEKDVGPLPVVPDRIQTGHWIANGVQIPMAGEWQIQVTVRTSDIDQTTIDKNVKIG
- the efeB gene encoding iron uptake transporter deferrochelatase/peroxidase subunit, which encodes MTDDNSESRLEISRRRMLGTVGAAGAAGIALGAAGGAGVYGAVSGSGASAADTTALTTVGSTEAMFHGKHQAGITTPPQSRGHLVAFDLAPGAGRKEAAALLRRWSATAKALMAGEPTSEDTGIALDAGPSSLTVTFGFGHSFFGRTGLTARRPMQLDPLPAFSADALDPKRSEGDLWVQIGADDALVAFHALRALQKDAGSAAKVRWQMNGFNRSAGATAKPMTSRNLMGQVDGTRNPKPSDPDFDRRIFVPATGSTGSTGTQEWMAGGSYAVVRRIRMLLDDWEKLPLDRQEKVIGRRKSDGAPLTGGTETTELDLHKIGPDGKLVIPDNAHSRISAPEQNGGAAMLRRPFSFHDGIGPDGTPDAGLLFVCWQADPLRGFVPVQRKLDRGDALSAFIRHEASGLFAVPGGAAEGEYVGQRLLES
- the pheA gene encoding prephenate dehydratase, producing the protein MSATRYTYLGPEGTFTEAALRTLPEAATRELVPMVSVPAALDAVRNGEAAAALVPIENSVEGGVTATLDELASGEPLMIYREVVLPIAFALLVRPGTALSEVKTVTGHPVAQPQVRNWLRAHLPDALWESAASNADGARLVQEGRFDAAFAGEFAAATYGLEALVTEIHDAENAETRFVLVGRPARPAAPTGADKTSVVLWLGDDHPGALLELLQEFAVRGVNLMLIQSRPTGAGIGNYCFAVDAEGHISDRRVGEALMGLKRICPKVRFLGSYPRAGVAVKDVRALRRGTSDAEFMAASDWLARAQDGRA
- the serS gene encoding serine--tRNA ligase, whose amino-acid sequence is MIDLRLLREDPDRVRASQRARGEDVALVDALLSADERRRSSGVRFDELRSEQKALGKLIPKATPEERAELLQRAEQLKTDVKAAEAEQNEADETARALLLQLGNIVHADVPVGGEEDFVVLETHGTIRDFAAEGFEPKDHLELGEALGAIDVERGAKVSGSRFYYLTGVGALLELALVNAAIAQATEAGFIPMLTPALVRPRAMEGTGFLGQAAENVYHLEKDDFYLVGTSEVPLAAYHMDEIIDADKLPLRYAGFSPCFRREAGTYGKDTRGIFRVHQFDKVEMFSYVAPEDAEAEHKRLLEWEKQWLTSLELPFQVIDVATGDLGASASRKFDCEAWIPTQGKYRELTSASNCDGFQARRLSVRMRDERNGKKVVQPLATLNGTLCAVPRTIVAILENHQLPDGSVRVPEVLRPYLGGREVLEPISK